A window from Aquabacterium sp. NJ1 encodes these proteins:
- a CDS encoding metalloregulator ArsR/SmtB family transcription factor, producing the protein MLFMKVKDMDLNALQASAEQACALLKVLAHADRLVLLCRLAQGEFCVSELEADLGIRQPSLSQQLGVLRQEGLVDTRREGKHIYYRLLSEDARAIMEVLHSRVCGAAVSEKSC; encoded by the coding sequence ATGTTATTCATGAAAGTGAAGGACATGGATCTCAACGCCCTGCAGGCATCGGCTGAACAGGCCTGTGCCTTGTTGAAGGTGCTGGCGCATGCGGACCGGCTGGTCCTGCTGTGCCGCCTGGCGCAGGGCGAGTTCTGTGTGAGCGAGCTGGAGGCCGATCTTGGCATCCGCCAGCCCAGCCTGTCCCAGCAGCTTGGCGTGTTGCGCCAGGAGGGCCTGGTCGACACGCGCCGTGAGGGCAAGCATATCTATTACCGGCTGCTCAGTGAAGATGCACGTGCCATCATGGAAGTGCTTCACAGTCGGGTATGCGGTGCGGCCGTGTCAGAAAAATCTTGTTGA
- a CDS encoding SulP family inorganic anion transporter has translation MSIPRRMLPGTDAPWAWPAPWMRQWQRTWLHGDLSAGVVVAVMLVPQSLAYATLAGLPAQAGLLASLLPLLAYALFGSSASLSVGPGSITSLMVAQALVPLAQGSVGRYAAMAAFLALASGLLMLLMGVLRMGFLSQLLSRPVVQGFTVASALLILLGQLAPLLGWPALGYTLPDMVPAVAVQFGHDMAGLKGDAIVGGASLLMLACGQPLTSALARVLRLAPTTSAVWLKLWPVAVLVAAAWLAKGLSTHEGLSAALVGQVSLGSPLASVSSAFWQALRLSDLRDLFAPTVLLALVGFVSSVSVAQTFAMKHGERIDADRELLGLGLANVGSTVLGGLPVTGGLSRSVVNEAAGARSPLAGVISALLLGAALPLLMPLLAWLPKAALAAVIIYAIANLVELGSLRAAWRYERTEGWAFVSTALGVLFIGFEAGLGLGMAWSMAAMIWRHSQPHVAEVGRLPGTSHFRNVARHEVETLPDTVFVRVDESLDFTNVQRVELKFCELVHGRAGASKVVLLLSAVNHIDHTAAQTLLALDEALADQGKTLHLAEIKGPVMDRLKAAGMDIRFAGRQHLSAQQAWDALVA, from the coding sequence ATGAGCATTCCCAGGCGCATGCTGCCCGGCACGGACGCGCCCTGGGCGTGGCCCGCGCCCTGGATGCGCCAGTGGCAACGTACCTGGCTGCACGGCGACCTGAGTGCAGGTGTGGTGGTGGCCGTGATGCTGGTGCCCCAGAGCCTGGCCTATGCCACCTTGGCGGGCTTGCCTGCGCAGGCTGGCTTGCTGGCGAGCTTGTTGCCTTTGCTGGCTTACGCCTTGTTTGGCAGCAGCGCGTCCTTGTCGGTCGGGCCCGGGTCCATCACTTCCTTGATGGTGGCGCAGGCCTTGGTGCCACTGGCGCAAGGCAGCGTGGGCAGGTATGCGGCCATGGCGGCGTTTCTGGCTCTGGCCTCAGGTTTGCTGATGTTGCTGATGGGCGTGCTGCGCATGGGCTTTCTGTCGCAGTTGCTCAGCCGCCCGGTGGTGCAGGGGTTCACGGTGGCGTCAGCCTTGCTGATTTTGCTGGGGCAACTGGCCCCGCTGTTGGGCTGGCCCGCCCTGGGCTACACCTTGCCGGACATGGTGCCGGCGGTGGCGGTTCAGTTCGGCCATGACATGGCGGGCTTGAAGGGTGATGCCATCGTAGGCGGGGCATCGCTGTTGATGCTGGCATGTGGGCAGCCTCTGACCAGCGCGCTGGCTCGCGTGTTGCGGCTCGCGCCAACGACATCGGCCGTGTGGCTCAAGCTGTGGCCTGTGGCCGTGCTGGTGGCGGCTGCCTGGCTGGCCAAGGGCTTGAGCACCCATGAGGGGCTGAGCGCTGCCCTGGTCGGGCAGGTGTCCCTGGGCAGCCCGTTGGCCTCGGTCTCTTCGGCCTTCTGGCAAGCCCTGCGCCTGTCGGATCTGCGTGATCTGTTTGCCCCGACGGTGCTGCTGGCGCTGGTGGGCTTTGTGAGCAGTGTGTCCGTGGCCCAGACGTTTGCCATGAAGCACGGCGAGCGCATCGATGCCGACCGTGAACTGCTGGGTCTGGGGCTGGCCAATGTAGGCAGCACCGTGCTGGGGGGCTTGCCAGTCACAGGCGGCTTGTCCCGGTCTGTGGTCAATGAGGCGGCCGGTGCGCGCAGCCCGCTTGCCGGTGTGATCAGCGCCTTGCTGCTGGGGGCGGCCTTGCCTTTGCTCATGCCCTTGCTGGCCTGGCTGCCCAAGGCGGCGCTGGCCGCGGTCATCATTTACGCGATCGCCAACCTGGTGGAGCTGGGCTCGCTCAGGGCCGCGTGGCGCTACGAGCGCACCGAGGGCTGGGCGTTTGTCAGCACGGCGCTAGGGGTGCTCTTCATTGGTTTTGAAGCCGGCCTGGGCCTGGGCATGGCCTGGTCCATGGCGGCCATGATCTGGCGGCACAGCCAGCCGCATGTGGCCGAGGTGGGGCGCTTGCCGGGCACATCGCATTTTCGCAATGTTGCGCGGCACGAGGTCGAGACCTTGCCGGACACGGTGTTCGTGCGGGTGGACGAGAGCCTGGACTTCACCAATGTGCAGCGTGTCGAGCTCAAGTTCTGCGAGTTGGTTCATGGGCGCGCTGGCGCATCGAAGGTGGTCTTGCTGCTGTCTGCGGTCAATCACATCGATCACACGGCGGCGCAGACCTTGTTGGCGCTGGATGAGGCTCTGGCCGACCAGGGCAAGACGCTGCATCTGGCGGAGATCAAGGGGCCGGTCATGGACCGGCTCAAGGCCGCGGGTATGGACATCCGTTTTGCGGGCAGGCAGCATCTGAGTGCCCAGCAGGCCTGGGATGCCCTTGTCGCATGA
- a CDS encoding DUF2892 domain-containing protein, producing MKANVGGLDRAARITAGVVLVALAATGKVGLWGWIGLVPIATGLSGWCPAYLPFGISTCKTK from the coding sequence ATGAAAGCGAATGTTGGTGGTCTGGATCGTGCAGCCCGTATCACGGCGGGTGTGGTGTTGGTGGCCTTGGCTGCAACCGGCAAGGTCGGCCTGTGGGGCTGGATCGGGCTGGTGCCAATTGCCACGGGCTTGTCGGGCTGGTGCCCGGCTTACCTGCCGTTTGGCATTTCCACTTGCAAGACCAAGTGA
- a CDS encoding TIGR01244 family sulfur transferase, with protein sequence MTLSVPVNPVCPEFAVCGQISVADVAVFAKQGYRSIINNRPDGEGGPDQPTSAQIEAAAKAAGLRYVHFPVANLMISEQQVMAYHALCADLPHPIVAFCRSGGRANALFQACGCRVGQAG encoded by the coding sequence ATGACCTTGAGCGTGCCTGTGAATCCCGTTTGCCCCGAGTTCGCCGTTTGCGGCCAGATCAGCGTGGCTGACGTCGCGGTATTTGCCAAACAGGGCTACCGCAGCATCATCAACAACCGCCCTGATGGCGAAGGTGGCCCGGATCAACCGACCAGCGCCCAGATCGAGGCCGCAGCCAAGGCGGCCGGCCTGCGCTATGTGCACTTCCCCGTGGCCAACCTCATGATCAGCGAGCAGCAGGTGATGGCTTATCACGCGCTGTGCGCGGATCTGCCGCACCCCATCGTGGCTTTCTGCCGCTCGGGTGGCCGCGCCAATGCCTTGTTCCAGGCATGCGGTTGCAGAGTCGGCCAGGCAGGCTGA
- a CDS encoding ABC transporter substrate-binding protein has translation MTKGFKALTLAATLVGTQAGWAAQPLKIGYSDWPGWVAWQVAIDKGWFKQAGVDVKFEWFDYSASMDAFSAGKIDAVTMTNGDTLVTGAGGGKGVMIMLTDYSNGNDMIVGKPGIKSLKDLKGKKVAVEVGLVEHLLLLNGLKKAGLKESDVTLVNAKTNEMPQVLASGDVAAVGAWQPIAGQAIKGSPGAKPLLTSADEPGLIYDVLTVSPASLATHKAEWQKVVMVWDKVVSYIEDPKTQPDAVKIMAARVGVPPDAYMHFLKGTKLLSLAEGKKVMVKADGFKSLYGSSKIADDFNVKNAVYKEAQKVDSYIDPSLTNAAAK, from the coding sequence TTGACCAAAGGCTTCAAGGCGCTGACCTTGGCGGCCACCCTGGTGGGTACACAAGCCGGCTGGGCCGCGCAGCCCCTGAAGATCGGCTACAGCGACTGGCCGGGCTGGGTGGCCTGGCAGGTGGCCATTGACAAAGGCTGGTTCAAGCAAGCCGGCGTGGACGTGAAGTTCGAGTGGTTCGACTACTCCGCCTCCATGGATGCCTTCTCCGCCGGCAAGATCGACGCCGTCACCATGACCAACGGTGACACGCTGGTGACCGGCGCAGGCGGCGGCAAGGGCGTGATGATCATGCTGACCGACTACTCCAACGGCAACGACATGATCGTCGGCAAGCCCGGCATCAAGTCGCTCAAGGACCTCAAAGGCAAGAAAGTGGCCGTCGAGGTGGGCCTGGTTGAGCACCTGCTGCTGCTCAACGGCTTGAAGAAGGCCGGCCTCAAGGAGTCCGACGTCACCCTGGTCAATGCGAAGACCAATGAAATGCCGCAGGTGCTTGCTTCCGGCGACGTGGCTGCGGTGGGCGCCTGGCAGCCTATCGCCGGGCAGGCCATCAAGGGCTCGCCGGGTGCCAAGCCTTTGCTGACATCCGCTGACGAGCCTGGTCTGATCTACGACGTGCTGACGGTCAGCCCCGCCAGCCTGGCGACGCACAAGGCCGAGTGGCAGAAGGTCGTGATGGTCTGGGACAAGGTCGTGAGCTACATCGAAGACCCCAAGACCCAGCCTGATGCCGTGAAGATCATGGCCGCCCGCGTGGGGGTGCCGCCCGATGCCTACATGCACTTCCTCAAAGGCACCAAGCTGCTGTCGCTGGCCGAGGGCAAGAAGGTGATGGTCAAGGCCGATGGCTTCAAGTCTTTGTATGGCTCCTCGAAGATCGCGGACGACTTCAACGTCAAGAACGCCGTCTACAAGGAAGCGCAAAAGGTCGACAGCTACATCGACCCCAGCCTGACGAACGCGGCAGCCAAGTAA
- a CDS encoding OsmC family protein produces MSDQVVQVSLSQQQDYQFKVTFEGDVPTLLADEPAPLGQGLGPSPVQLLAAAVGNCLSDSLLFALRKFKQQPEPLSCQVRAEVGRNSEGRVRVLAMTADLKLGVPAEQLQHLDRVLSQFEAFCTVTQSVGQGIPVTVHVSDANGVVLK; encoded by the coding sequence ATGTCCGATCAAGTTGTGCAAGTCTCCCTGTCTCAGCAGCAGGACTATCAGTTCAAGGTCACCTTCGAGGGCGACGTCCCCACCCTGCTGGCAGACGAGCCCGCGCCGCTGGGCCAGGGCCTGGGCCCCTCACCTGTGCAGTTGCTGGCCGCGGCGGTGGGCAACTGCCTGTCTGACTCGCTGCTGTTTGCGCTGCGCAAGTTCAAGCAACAGCCTGAACCATTGAGCTGTCAGGTCCGCGCGGAAGTCGGGCGCAACAGCGAAGGCCGCGTGCGCGTGCTGGCCATGACGGCCGACCTCAAGCTGGGCGTGCCCGCCGAGCAACTGCAGCATCTGGACCGCGTGCTCAGCCAGTTCGAGGCCTTCTGCACGGTCACACAAAGTGTGGGCCAGGGCATCCCCGTCACCGTCCATGTGAGTGACGCGAACGGCGTCGTGCTCAAGTAA